Proteins found in one Paenibacillus sp. FSL R10-2782 genomic segment:
- a CDS encoding cob(I)yrinic acid a,c-diamide adenosyltransferase, which yields MGIYTRTGDEGQTSVIGGRVSKDDDRVEAYGTIDELNSFVGQAISFAEGEKFADIRDQLEEVQQELFDCGSDLAFVKINESKYKVKDELAERLEGWIDACQEENPKVERFIIPGGSTLSSALHVCRTVCRRAERRAVTLGKHTEINPAVRRYLNRLSDYFFVVARTANVRQGVPDVEYVRSKKVFRK from the coding sequence ATGGGAATTTATACAAGAACAGGTGATGAGGGACAAACCTCGGTGATCGGTGGTCGGGTGTCCAAGGATGATGACCGTGTGGAGGCATATGGTACGATTGACGAACTGAACAGCTTTGTAGGACAAGCAATCAGCTTTGCCGAAGGAGAAAAGTTTGCGGATATTCGGGATCAATTGGAGGAAGTACAGCAGGAACTGTTTGATTGCGGTTCGGATTTGGCATTTGTCAAAATCAACGAAAGTAAATACAAGGTGAAGGATGAGCTGGCAGAGCGGCTTGAAGGCTGGATTGACGCATGTCAGGAGGAAAATCCGAAGGTGGAGCGTTTTATTATTCCGGGGGGCAGCACGTTGTCCTCAGCGCTTCATGTTTGCCGTACGGTTTGCCGCCGAGCGGAACGTCGTGCTGTCACACTGGGGAAGCATACCGAAATCAATCCTGCGGTACGTCGGTATTTGAATCGTCTGTCCGATTATTTCTTCGTCGTGGCCCGCACCGCGAATGTACGTCAAGGGGTGCCGGATGTCGAATATGTGCGCAGCAAAAAAGTGTTTCGCAAATAA